The Bacteroidales bacterium genome includes the window TTTAATTCCTGTAAATAGGAACTCTGAACTTATTGATAAATCCTCAAATTTAGGTGCTGGGCGGTGAATAGGAACTGTCTCTTCGTATGATAATTCTGGAAGATGATCAATTGCATCTCCCATCACATTCAATAGACGACCTTTTACTTGTGGTCCCATTGGCATTGATAGAGGACGACGCATATTTAATACTTTTAATCCTCTCTCCAAACCATCTGTGGTATCCATCGCCACGCATCGAACTGTGTTCTCTCCTATATGTTGCTCAACCTCAAGTAATAGATCGGTATTATTTGCTCGCTCTACTTTTAATGCTGTGTATATAGGTGGTAATTCACTCTTTTCTACATCAAAAGTTACATCGACTACCGGTCCGATTACCTGCGAGATATAGCCATATTCGTCTTTCATATTATATCTTTTAATTATTTTCTATATTAAAAATGCCAACCGAAAACTGTCATTAGTGTTACTAATAATAGATTGAATAGACCTATTGGTAATAGATATTTCCACTCAAATTTAATTAGTTGGTCAATTCTCAATCGTGGGAATGTCCACTTAAACCACATTATTATAAACATAATTACTGCGGTCTTCATAAAGAACCATATTACAGATGGTATATAATCCATTACTGTGTTGAATGTTTCCCATCCTGATATGTGTAGAGGCATCCATCCTCCCAAGAATAGTAATGATGCTATTCCTGAGACTATAAACATATTCAAATATTCTGCTAAATAGTAGAATCCAAAGTGCATTCCTGAATACTCAGTATGGTATCCTGCTGTTAACTCTGATTCTGCCTCTGGCAAGTCAAATGGTCCACGATTTGTCTCTGCTGTTCCCGCAATGAGATATATCAAGAATGCGATTACCATTGGAATATGTCCAGAGAATAAGAACCACGCACTCTCTTGTGCTGAAATCAATTGCGAAGTTTGCATTGTTCCTGCATATACTACTACTGATAGTATTGAAAGACCTATTGACAACTCATAACTTATCATTTGAGCACCGCTTCGCATTGCTCCAATTAGCGTAAATTTGTTGTTGCTTGACCATCCAGCAAGTAGTATTCCTAAAACTCCTATTGACGATACTGCCATAATAAAGAATACTCCAATATTAAAGTCGAGTGTTAGCAAGCCTTTACCGAATGGCATACAACCAAATGTTAACATTGATGATAAAATTACTAAGAATGGTGCTAATCCGTAAAGGAATTTATCACTATCTTTTATTGATATAATCTCTTTAATCAACATTTTAAACATATCGGCAATAGGTTGCATTAAACCTAATGGTCCTACACGATTTGGTCCGTAACGGCATTGAAAGAATGCACATATTTTACGTTCAGCATATATCAATGCCAATGCTATTAGAGCATATAAGAGTAGAAGTAATATTCCTATTATTAATCCTTCTACCAATACTACTGCCCAAGGAGCCATACAACTTTGCAGTAGTTCATCTATCCAATTTGTTATGGTTGAAAAGTCAAACATAATTTATCCTTTTTTATCTGTCAATATCTGGAATTACATAATCTAACGATCCGCCAATTGCTATCAAATCGGCTATTTTTGTGCCTCGTGTAATGTGATCTACTGCACCTATTAAGTTTAATCCTTGTGAAACAAACTTCATACGATATGGTGTTTTGTCGCCTTTACTTTCGATATATACACCAAATGCTCCACGAGCACCTTCTACTCGTTTAAAGAAGTTTCCTTCGGGTAATTTTATGATAGGTTTAGTTTTTGCTGCGTAATCGCCTTCTGGAATGTTGTCAATTAGTTGCTCAATTATGTGCATTGATTGCTCTATCTCTTTTAATCTTATCATATAACGAGCGTATGTATCTCCTTCGGGAAGGACTACTTGTTCAAAATCTACTTTGTCATATACTCCATAGGGTTCTAATTTACGAACGTCATTTGCCCATCCTGATGCCCTTCCTGTTGGTCCGAAGATTCCGTATTTGATTGCGTCTTCTTTTGATAATACTCCTACTCCAACCATACGGTTCTTTGCAATTACATTACCTGAGAATAGCGCATGATACTCTTCTAATCCTTTAGGCATATATTTGATGAAGTTCTTAACTTTTGTAACAAAATCGGGATGTATGTCTGCCATAACTCCTCCAATTTTGTTATAGTTCATAATCAAACGTCCACCACACGTATCATCAAATATATCAAGCACTTTATCTCTATCGCGGAATCCATATATGAAAGCTGTGATAGATCCTAAGTCCATACATAGTGTTGAGTATAAAAGAAGGTGTGAACCAATTCTTGACAACTCATCCATTATTGTACGAATATATTTTGCTCTTTCTGGAACCTCAATACCCATCGCCTCTTCGATACACATACATAGTGCGTGACGATTTTGATGTGCCGACAGATAATCTAAACGATCGGTAAAGTGAAGTGTTTGTGGGTAGGTTAATCCCTCTGCCAATTTTTCTATTCCTCGGTGAATATATCCGCATACGGGATCAATTTTCTTTATAGTTTCGCCCTCTATTGCTGTTCTAAAACGCATAACACCATGTGTTGCCGGGTGTTGAGGACCTATATTTACGACATAATCTTCGGGTGAGAATATTACTCTCTCTTCCTCTTTTATTGTACCATCTTCTTGCTCTTGAAGCGAGATTGTTGTATCGGCATTATACTCGTTTGTTTCGGGTACGGGGTTTGCTTCGGGCGAAGCGTCATAATCTTTTCTTAATGGATAGCCTTTCCAATCCTCGCGCAAGAAAATTCTACGCATATCAGGGTGTCCTATGAAACGTATTCCAAAGAAATCATAAACCTCGCGTTCGTTCAAATCTGCAGATTGCCAAACGTTTGCTACACTATATAGTGTTGGATTCTCTTTATCTGTTGTAGATGTTTTTAGGACTACTCGCTCGTTTGTCTTTGTTGAATCTACTATATAGACTACTCCTAAAGACTCGCCCCAATCGTTTCCGATTAAAGCCACTAACGAGTCGAATGACTCTTTTTCGCTTAAATAAGTTGCAACTAATGGCATTGCTTTCGATGGGACTACAATCATCGAAAGTCCGTTCTCCTCGATTGTTACATCAGGGACTATTGCTTTTATTTTTTCGTATATGCTTGACATAGGTTTTATTTATCTTCTTTTTCAGGGGTTTTCTCTTTTTTATTCGCACCACCAAAGAAACGTTCTACTTTTACTTTTCTTTGTAATTGCATCATTCCGTACAACATTGCCTCAGGACGTGGAGGACATCCTGGAACATATACATCTACCGGAATTACCTCATTTACTCCTTTTACTACATGGTATGAATTTTTAAAAGGTCCGCCTGATATTGCACATCCTCCTACCGCAATTACATATTTGGGTGAAGCCATTTGATCATATAGACGTTTTAAAACCGGAGCCATTTTGTGAACTATTGTTCCTGCCACCATAATGAAGTCTGCTTGACGGGGACTGGCACGGGTTACTTCGAACCCAAATCGTGCCATATCATTGGACGCGGCACCTACTGACATAAATTCTATTCCGCAACAACTGGTGGCAAATGTTAGCGGCCATAGTGAGTTAGAACGTCCCCAATTGATTACATCATCAAGAACTCCAACTATTACGTTTGTTCCTCCTTCGCGCAACTCTTTTACTAATTGCTCGATATATTCATTGTCTTTGAAGTTCTCATGCTTCATCGACTTCAAATCTACTTTTACTTCCATTCTAAAGCTCCTTTCTTCCAAGCGTATGCCAATCCTAAAATAAGTACTCCGAAAAAGAACGAAACACTTATTAATGCCTCAGGTCCCATATCTCTTACTTTTATTGCCCATGGGAACAAGAAGACAGTCTCAACATCAAACATTAAAAACAGAATTGCAAACAAATAGTATCCTACTCTAAACTGCATCCACGAACCTCCTCGTGTTGGAATTCCACACTCATAGGGTTCTCCTTTTTGAGGATTAAATGTGCGAGGAGCCAAAAGTTTTGCTATCGCTAATGCTGCCGCAACCAACGAAACTCCTGTTAGGAATACTACAACTAATAATGATAGATTACTCATATATATGTATTTTTACTTTATATTTTTATCTTTTAATTACAATTTGCTACACTTTAATGCAATTATTTGACTTTTTGGCACTTTTAACTTATGAAAAAAGCATAGTTTTTGCCATATATACTTTGCAAAAGTAATACAATCTAATTTTAATTACAAATTTTTAGACTATTCTTTTGGAATAAACTCTTTATTTTTTGAACTTATTTTTTCTCACCAATAAAGATTTTTTAATACAAAAAAAATGAGATATCTGATTTTCATCAACATACCTCATTTTATATTTTATTCACACATATATTTAATCTTCTTCACTGCTTAATATTTCTCGCTTTTCTATTCCATAGGGGGTCCATGAGTGATTTTTTGTATTTGACTCTTCTAATATTGATGCTGCAACAAGTGTTGTTTTTAATGGTTCAACTGAAGATATTTTATACAATGTTGCAATTTGTCGTTCCTCTTTTGTAAATATACCTTGCCGCATTAAACGTAACTCTAAATCAAAATCTGATTCCTCTGTCTTTGCGTCAAATCTTTCGTCAAATCCATTTACTGATAATATATCTTCTTTATAGAGTGAAAAATTCGCAGATGAGAGTCCCTGCCAAACATCACTAAGCATAAAGTGACGCATAAAGCCATTGGTTATACGAAATAATTCAGTACTATTTTTTACTTTCCCTCTTATTGCTTTACCAAGCATATAAGTATGCACTCTCTTTGATGACACCATTTGAAGTGTCACATCTGAGGATAATTCATTGGAGAGTTCTACTGTTTTTGCTGCAACCACCTTCCCGTATCTTGACAAACGAATATGCTCTTCTATAAATTTATGATGAGGGATTGCCCCCTCCTCTATAAATATAAGGTAGTCTGATTTTGCCTCTACTATTGCTCTATTGAGCATTGCTTCCCTTTTATAGCTCTCTTCTTCATGAAAAAGATGAGTTATTGAAAGAGTTTGTTCCTCTTCAATTTCTCTCAAAATTTTAATGACTTGCTCATTGCATCCATCTTGAGCAAATATTACCTCAAAATCTTTTTCTGTTTGCTGTTTTAATGCCTCAACAAGTAGCGGTAATGTTTTAGCATTGTTTTTTATATATACTATTAGAGATGCCTTCATTCTTTTATTTTATTTTTCTCTTTAGGCGAGAATCGGTAGTTTATTGTAAAATTAAAACCAAGTGGACTATTACTCTTACCAAATCCCGGTATCATCCACTGACGTGCGTCACCTTTTTGTGATGCTGCAAATAGTAGTTTATATCTAACAGACCACCCCATCATCAACCCTTTATACAGCTTCACTTGCAATCCCAACAATAACTCACCCCAGTGCGCTATTGATGTTGTTTTAGGTATTGAAAGACCTGTTAGAGTCTCCTCCCAATAGGGTGCCGAGACTTTTATATTTGTAACCTCGTAATTTGCAAATGAGAATCCATATCTTAATCCTACAAATAATAGTCCCGGTATATCTTTATTATATAGTATATTATAGTTTAGTCCTACTCTATTATAAAATGATGGCGAGACTTTGTATGTATAGTTTGCACCATCAGGGGTTTCATTAGCATACGATAATCCAAATTCATATATGGGATAAAATCTATTATAGAAACCTGCATCAATACTCATTTCATAGTTTCCATATTTCTGACCTATCAGATTGGCAACAGGAGAAAAAATGTCAACGCCTAAAGTTATTCCGTTAAACTTAGGATGGAGATACTTTATTGTATCTCCCTGCTCATTAACTATTACATTTTTCTTTGCTTGAACGCCGAATGGTATTATCACAAGCAAAAACAATATTATTTTAATCTTCTGCAACATAATATATTTTTACTGTTTGTGATTCTAAATTATTCACCTCCGGAGTTACAAGTTCGGCATACGCTATCGAGTGGGTTGTGTATTTAAACTCTTCTATTTTAAACATATACATTGCCCCACACTCGGGTGTCTCAAATTCGAGTTTTTTGCTATATGTATATGTTAATGTATCGTATTTAAATTGTAATCCTACGTTTGGATCATCGTAACGAATAACATACTTTACCATATCGTGGGTTATACTTAATGGTGTATAGAATGAACTTAACCCTGATACATTATTATATAATATAGAGTCTTTTACTTGATCTACGCCATAAATGGTTACAGAGTTTATCTCTGCTTCAATAGGGGGTGTTCCTAAAGCATATACTCCAACCAATGGCATACCTATACCGCTCTCATTACAATACTTATCGCCACATGAGAAAAAGATAAGTGATATAATGAGTACAATTAATATCTTTGGCAGGTATGTTAATCCTCTAACCATTGAACAATCTCCTCTGTTGTTTTACGTTTTTTTGGACGAACATCGCCATCTCCCTCAGGATATCCCAGAGGGATTATAGCTATTGGCTCCAAGTTCTCGGGTAATGACAAATCTGTTTTTAGTTTTGATGCATCAAAATTACATACCCAACACGTCCCAAGACCTGCTGATGTTGCACCTAAACATATATGTTCTACCGCTATGGCTATATCAATATCGGTATGATCTTTTCCATCAAATGAACGATGCCACGCCTCTTCATGGTTTCCACAAGCTATTATATATAAAGGAGCTGTTGCAAACCACTCTCTATTGTATGACTCTCTTACTATTTGTTTTGACTTCTCTCCTTTTACTATTATAAATTTCCAAGGCTGGAAATTTACAGCCGATGGAGCTATTCGAGCAGACTCTATTATTTGATTTATAACCTCACAAGAGACCTCTTTATTTGTATATTTTCGGATTGAAGAACGTTCTTGGGCTAATTTTATAAACTCTTGAATATTCATATTAAATCTCTTTTTCAATATTATATCTGTTGCGTTCTTGTGAATTTCGGGCTATTAACTCTCCTATAAATCCTGCCAAGAAAAGCAGAGTTCCTATAATCATTGCTGTTAATGCCAAATAGAAGTATGGCGACTCGGTTACCAATCTGTACGAAGAACCTATCCACATTGATATAAGTTTATTTGCTCCTACTACAATTACAGATAGAAATCCTAATATAAACATTAAACTTCCCAACAAGCCAAAAAAGTGCATTGGTTTTACTGCAAATTTATTAAAGAACCATAGTGTTAGAAGATCCAAGTAGCCATTAACAAAGCGATCTAAACCAAACTTTGTTACTCCATATTTTCGTGCTTGATGTTTTACAACCTTCTCTCCTATTTTAGTAAAACCTGCATTCTTTGCCAAATATGGCATATAGCGGTGCATATCACCATAAACCTCAATCGACTTAACAACCTCTTTTCGGTATGCTTTCAGTCCACAATTAAAATCATGTAACTTAATTCCTGTGACTTTTCGTGCTGTTGCATTAAATAGTTTTGTTGGAATTGTTTTCGATTTGGGATCATAGCGTTTTTGTTTCCATCCTGACACCAAATCGTACCCTTCTTCTGTTATCATTCTATACAACTCAGGTATTTCATCGGGAGAGTCTTGTAAATCGGCATCCATTGTGATTACCACATTGCCTTGAACTTTCTCAAATCCCATATGAAGTGCTGGAGACTTTCCGTAATTTCTGCGGAATTTTATTCCCTTAACTGCATTATCTTCTTGCGACAACTTTTCTATAACATCCCAAGAGTTGTCTGTACTACCATCACTTACAAATATAATTTCGTATGTAAAATTATTTTCTGCCATTACTCTCTTTATCCAAGAGTGTAATTCGGGAAGCGACTCTGCTTCGTTATATAAGGGTACTACTACCGAAATATCCATAATTATATTTATTTATTAAATTTATTTTACTGCTTGTGAACGACGTAATAAAAGTGCAAGTATCAACGAATATATTGATCCTAACATCAACATTCCTAATATACCATTATAGACTATTTGTATTGACGACATTATCCCATTTTCTCCAATAAGTGCATCTAAATCGTCAATAGATTGAGCATTGTTAGCACTTAGTAACTCTTTTGCAAGGGTTGATATAGACTCTTGCATTGTATAAAGATATTCGGGAT containing:
- a CDS encoding NADH-quinone oxidoreductase subunit D: MSSIYEKIKAIVPDVTIEENGLSMIVVPSKAMPLVATYLSEKESFDSLVALIGNDWGESLGVVYIVDSTKTNERVVLKTSTTDKENPTLYSVANVWQSADLNEREVYDFFGIRFIGHPDMRRIFLREDWKGYPLRKDYDASPEANPVPETNEYNADTTISLQEQEDGTIKEEERVIFSPEDYVVNIGPQHPATHGVMRFRTAIEGETIKKIDPVCGYIHRGIEKLAEGLTYPQTLHFTDRLDYLSAHQNRHALCMCIEEAMGIEVPERAKYIRTIMDELSRIGSHLLLYSTLCMDLGSITAFIYGFRDRDKVLDIFDDTCGGRLIMNYNKIGGVMADIHPDFVTKVKNFIKYMPKGLEEYHALFSGNVIAKNRMVGVGVLSKEDAIKYGIFGPTGRASGWANDVRKLEPYGVYDKVDFEQVVLPEGDTYARYMIRLKEIEQSMHIIEQLIDNIPEGDYAAKTKPIIKLPEGNFFKRVEGARGAFGVYIESKGDKTPYRMKFVSQGLNLIGAVDHITRGTKIADLIAIGGSLDYVIPDIDR
- a CDS encoding glycosyltransferase, with the translated sequence MKASLIVYIKNNAKTLPLLVEALKQQTEKDFEVIFAQDGCNEQVIKILREIEEEQTLSITHLFHEEESYKREAMLNRAIVEAKSDYLIFIEEGAIPHHKFIEEHIRLSRYGKVVAAKTVELSNELSSDVTLQMVSSKRVHTYMLGKAIRGKVKNSTELFRITNGFMRHFMLSDVWQGLSSANFSLYKEDILSVNGFDERFDAKTEESDFDLELRLMRQGIFTKEERQIATLYKISSVEPLKTTLVAASILEESNTKNHSWTPYGIEKREILSSEED
- a CDS encoding nitroreductase family protein, with the translated sequence MNIQEFIKLAQERSSIRKYTNKEVSCEVINQIIESARIAPSAVNFQPWKFIIVKGEKSKQIVRESYNREWFATAPLYIIACGNHEEAWHRSFDGKDHTDIDIAIAVEHICLGATSAGLGTCWVCNFDASKLKTDLSLPENLEPIAIIPLGYPEGDGDVRPKKRKTTEEIVQWLED
- a CDS encoding NADH-quinone oxidoreductase subunit B — translated: MEVKVDLKSMKHENFKDNEYIEQLVKELREGGTNVIVGVLDDVINWGRSNSLWPLTFATSCCGIEFMSVGAASNDMARFGFEVTRASPRQADFIMVAGTIVHKMAPVLKRLYDQMASPKYVIAVGGCAISGGPFKNSYHVVKGVNEVIPVDVYVPGCPPRPEAMLYGMMQLQRKVKVERFFGGANKKEKTPEKEDK
- a CDS encoding glycosyltransferase, whose amino-acid sequence is MDISVVVPLYNEAESLPELHSWIKRVMAENNFTYEIIFVSDGSTDNSWDVIEKLSQEDNAVKGIKFRRNYGKSPALHMGFEKVQGNVVITMDADLQDSPDEIPELYRMITEEGYDLVSGWKQKRYDPKSKTIPTKLFNATARKVTGIKLHDFNCGLKAYRKEVVKSIEVYGDMHRYMPYLAKNAGFTKIGEKVVKHQARKYGVTKFGLDRFVNGYLDLLTLWFFNKFAVKPMHFFGLLGSLMFILGFLSVIVVGANKLISMWIGSSYRLVTESPYFYLALTAMIIGTLLFLAGFIGELIARNSQERNRYNIEKEI
- a CDS encoding NADH-quinone oxidoreductase subunit A gives rise to the protein MSNLSLLVVVFLTGVSLVAAALAIAKLLAPRTFNPQKGEPYECGIPTRGGSWMQFRVGYYLFAILFLMFDVETVFLFPWAIKVRDMGPEALISVSFFFGVLILGLAYAWKKGALEWK
- the nuoH gene encoding NADH-quinone oxidoreductase subunit NuoH translates to MFDFSTITNWIDELLQSCMAPWAVVLVEGLIIGILLLLLYALIALALIYAERKICAFFQCRYGPNRVGPLGLMQPIADMFKMLIKEIISIKDSDKFLYGLAPFLVILSSMLTFGCMPFGKGLLTLDFNIGVFFIMAVSSIGVLGILLAGWSSNNKFTLIGAMRSGAQMISYELSIGLSILSVVVYAGTMQTSQLISAQESAWFLFSGHIPMVIAFLIYLIAGTAETNRGPFDLPEAESELTAGYHTEYSGMHFGFYYLAEYLNMFIVSGIASLLFLGGWMPLHISGWETFNTVMDYIPSVIWFFMKTAVIMFIIMWFKWTFPRLRIDQLIKFEWKYLLPIGLFNLLLVTLMTVFGWHF